The Candidatus Paceibacterota bacterium genome has a window encoding:
- the proS gene encoding proline--tRNA ligase codes for MADTINYSKKGYSQRYSTLLGKTIKETPNGVEAQSHLLLLRGGFVDQALAAGIYSFLPLGLRVHQKIADVIRDEINKIGGQELLMPVLNPKNLWEESGRWEAFAPPLFKVKDQFEREFCLAPTHEEIISDIARRFIHSYKDLPFSAYHIQDKFRNEKRSSGGLLRTREFWMKDLYSFHAEQKSLDDFYVQVEQAYTNIFNRCGIKAVMVSAASGSIGGAVSNEFMAVTDIGEDRIAQCQKCQWAANFETLSEGGEKELVCAQCGSAAVKEMRAIEIGHIFQLGTTYSKKMDVSFTNAAGKKELVLMGCYGIGLGRLLATAVEVNHDDKGIVWPRDIAPFAVHLVGLNLEEADVKDAAEKIYTQLSEKGIEVLYDDREDLTAGVKLKDADLIGCPYRVVVSKKTLGENKFEFKERNKEKSKMVAEDELFSLIK; via the coding sequence ATGGCAGATACAATTAATTACTCAAAGAAGGGTTATAGCCAAAGATATTCAACGCTTCTAGGCAAAACAATAAAAGAAACTCCTAATGGAGTGGAGGCTCAAAGCCATCTCCTTTTATTAAGAGGGGGTTTCGTGGACCAGGCTTTGGCTGCTGGTATCTATAGTTTTTTACCCTTAGGTTTAAGAGTTCACCAAAAAATAGCCGATGTCATTCGCGATGAAATCAACAAAATTGGCGGACAGGAGCTCTTAATGCCGGTGCTTAATCCCAAAAATCTGTGGGAAGAAAGCGGCCGGTGGGAAGCTTTTGCGCCCCCCTTGTTCAAAGTGAAAGACCAATTTGAGAGGGAGTTCTGTCTGGCGCCCACTCACGAAGAAATTATTTCTGACATAGCCAGAAGGTTCATTCATAGTTATAAGGATTTGCCGTTTTCCGCATACCATATTCAGGATAAATTTAGAAATGAAAAACGCTCTAGCGGGGGGCTTCTGCGCACTAGGGAATTTTGGATGAAAGACCTTTATAGTTTTCATGCTGAGCAAAAAAGTTTGGACGATTTTTATGTCCAAGTTGAGCAAGCTTATACTAATATTTTTAATCGTTGTGGTATAAAGGCGGTGATGGTTTCTGCTGCTTCTGGCAGCATCGGAGGCGCGGTGAGCAACGAATTTATGGCAGTAACAGACATAGGTGAAGATAGAATTGCTCAATGCCAAAAATGCCAATGGGCAGCTAACTTTGAAACCCTGAGCGAAGGGGGAGAGAAGGAATTAGTCTGCGCGCAGTGTGGCAGCGCCGCTGTTAAAGAAATGAGGGCTATTGAAATTGGGCACATTTTTCAGTTGGGCACTACTTATTCTAAGAAAATGGATGTGTCTTTCACCAACGCCGCCGGCAAGAAGGAATTGGTGCTAATGGGTTGCTATGGCATAGGCTTAGGCAGGTTATTGGCAACAGCCGTAGAGGTTAATCATGATGATAAGGGAATAGTCTGGCCCAGGGACATCGCCCCCTTTGCGGTTCATTTGGTAGGTTTAAATTTAGAAGAAGCTGATGTAAAAGACGCGGCGGAAAAAATTTATACACAATTATCTGAAAAAGGCATAGAAGTTCTTTATGACGACAGAGAAGACTTAACGGCTGGAGTAAAACTCAAAGATGCTGACTTAATCGGATGTCCTTATAGAGTGGTGGTTAGTAAAAAGACACTGGGTGAAAATAAATTTGAATTCAAGGAAAGGAATAAAGAAAAGAGTAAAATGGTTGCAGAAGACGAGCTATTTAGCTTGATAAAGTAG